The Lemur catta isolate mLemCat1 chromosome 8, mLemCat1.pri, whole genome shotgun sequence genome has a segment encoding these proteins:
- the LOC123643296 gene encoding LOW QUALITY PROTEIN: mesoderm-specific transcript homolog protein-like (The sequence of the model RefSeq protein was modified relative to this genomic sequence to represent the inferred CDS: substituted 1 base at 1 genomic stop codon) yields the protein MREWWVQVGLLAVPLLAAYLHIPPPQLSPALHAWKASGKFFTYKGLRIFYQDSAGVVGSPEIVVLLHGFPTSSYDWYKICEGLTLRFHRVIALDFLGFGFSDKPRPHHYSIFEQASIVEALLWHLGLQNRRINLLSHDYGDSVAQELLYRDKQTRSGRLTMSLCLSNGGVFPDTHHPLLLQKLLKDGGMLSPILTRLVNVFVFSRALTPVFGPYTRPSESELWDMWAAIHNNDGNLVIHSLLXYINLRKKFRRRWVGALSSVTISIHFIYRPLDPVNPYPEFLELYRKTLPRSTEWILDDHISHYPQLEDPMGFLNAYMGFPNSF from the coding sequence ATGCGAGAGTGGTGGGTTCAGGTGGGGCTGTTGGCTGTGCCCCTGCTTGCTGCATACCTGCACATCCCGCCCCCTCAGCTTTCCCCTGCCCTTCACGCATGGAAGGCTTCAGGCAAATTTTTCACCTACAAGGGACTGCGCATCTTCTACCAAGACTCTGCAGGTGTGGTTGGAAGCCCGGAGATAGTTGTGCTTTTACACGGCTTTCCAACATCCAGCTATGATTGGTACAAGATTTGTGAAGGTCTGACCTTGAGGTTTCATCGAGTGATTGCCCTTGATTTCTTAGGCTTTGGCTTCAGTGACAAACCGAGACCACATCACTACTCCATATTTGAGCAAGCCAGCATCGTGGAAGCGCTTTTGTGGCATCTGGGGCTCCAGAACCGTAGGATCAATCTTTTGTCTCATGATTATGGAGATAGTGTTGCTCAGGAGCTGCTCTATAGGGACAAGCAGACTCGATCTGGGCGGCTTACCATGAGTCTGTGTCTGTCAAATGGAGGTGTTTTTCCTGACACTCACCATCCTCTCCTTCTCCAAAAGCTACTCAAAGATGGAGGCATGCTGTCACCCATCCTCACACGGCTGGTGAACGTCTTTGTATTCTCTAGAGCTCTCACCCCAGTCTTTGGGCCGTACACTCGGCCCTCTGAGAGCGAACTGTGGGACATGTGGGCAGCGATCCACAACAATGACGGGAACTTAGTCATCCACAGCCTCTTATAGTACATCAATCTGCGGAAGAAGTTCAGAAGACGCTGGGTGGGAGCTCTTAGCTCTGTAACTATTTCCATTCATTTTATCTATAGGCCATTGGATCCTGTTAATCCCTATCCAGAGTTTTTGGAGCTATACAGGAAAACGCTGCCGCGGTCCACAGAGTGGATTCTGGATGACCACATTAGCCACTATCCACAGCTAGAGGATCCCATGGGCTTCTTGAATGCATATATGGGCTTCCCCAACTCCTTCTGA